One region of Vitis vinifera cultivar Pinot Noir 40024 chromosome 1, ASM3070453v1 genomic DNA includes:
- the LOC100247632 gene encoding lysine histidine transporter 1 → MEHNQQEKDAREKAIDDWLPITSSRNAKWWYSAFHNVTAMVGAGVLSLPYAMAELGWGPGVVVLILSWIVTLYTLWQMVEMHEMVPGKRFDRYHELGQYAFGEKLGLWIVVPQQVIVEVGVDIAYMITGGKSLQKFHNTVCPSCKPIKTTYFIMIFASCHFVLSHLPNFNSIAGVSFAAATMSLTYSTIAWTASVHKGVQPDVQYTYTASTTTGRVFNFFSALGDVAFAYAGHNVVLEIQATIPSTPEKPSKRPMWKGVIFAYIVVALCYFPVALIGYWMFGNSVADNILITLEKPRWLIAAANLFVVIHVIGSYQIYAMPVFDMLETLLVKKLKFTPSFRLRLITRTLYVAFTMFIGMLIPFFGSLLGFLGGLVFAPTTYFLPCIMWLAIYKPKRFSLSWITNWICIILGVILMILAPIGALRQIILQAKTFEVFS, encoded by the exons ATGGAGCATAATCAGCAGGAGAAGGATGCTAGAGAGAAGGCCATTGATGATTGGCTTCCAATCACATCGTCCAGGAATGCAAAATGGTGGTACTCGGCATTCCACAATGTGACTGCCATGGTTGGGGCTGGTGTCCTCAGCCTCCCTTATGCTATGGCAGAGCTTGGATG GGGCCCTGGGGTGGTTGTTCTTATTCTTTCATGGATCGTCACCTTGTACACTCTATGGCAAATGGTTGAGATGCATGAAATGGTTCCTGGGAAGCGGTTTGATAGATACCATGAACTAGGACAGTACGCCTTTGGTGAAAAGCTTGGCCTCTGGATTGTGGTCCCTCAACAGGTGATTGTAGAAGTGGGTGTTGACATTGCCTACATGATCACCGGAGGCAAATCTTTGCAGAAGTTCCATAACACAGTTTGTCCCAGCTGCAAGCCAATCAAGACCACCTACTTCATCATGATTTTTGCCTCTTGTCACTTTGTTCTCTCCCATTTGCCCAATTTCAACTCCATTGCTGGTGTCTCATTTGCTGCTGCAACCATGTCCTTAAC TTACTCAACTATTGCCTGGACAGCTTCGGTTCATAAGGGTGTCCAACCAGATGTGCAATATACATACACAGCTTCGACCACAACTGGAAGAGTCTTCAACTTCTTTAGCGCCTTGGGTGACGTAGCATTTGCCTATGCTGGTCACAATGTGGTGTTGGAGATCCAAGCAACAATTCCCTCCACTCCTGAGAAGCCTTCCAAGAGACCCATGTGGAAAGGAGTGATTTTCGCTTATATTGTCGTTGCCTTGTGCTACTTCCCTGTCGCTCTGATTGGATACTGGATGTTTGGGAACAGCGTTGCTGACAATATCCTTATCACACTGGAGAAACCCCGCTGGCTTATAGCAGCAGCCAACCTGTTTGTTGTCATCCATGTTATTGGAAGCTACCAG ATATATGCGATGCCAGTGTTTGACATGTTGGAAACATTGCTGGTGAAGAAACTGAAATTCACACCATCTTTCAGGCTTCGTCTTATTACCCGCACTCTATACGTCG CTTTTACAATGTTCATAGGCATGTTGATCCCTTTCTTTGGTAGCCTCCTTGGGTTCTTGGGAGGATTGGTGTTTGCACCAACGACCTACTTT CTCCCCTGTATCATGTGGCTTGCAATTTATAAACCCAAAAGGTTTAGCCTATCGTGGATTACGAATTGG ATCTGTATAATTCTGGGAGTGATATTGATGATTTTAGCTCCCATTGGTGCCCTGAGGCAGATCATCCTCCAAGCCAAGACCTTCGAAGTGTTCTCATGA
- the LOC100246062 gene encoding cyclin-dependent kinase G-2 isoform X2 translates to MAAGRHGGYRDNEFKERESDLDVSRRNFAYSKDEYDRSRNGNREGRIRDSRERNRVRQKDIKERESINGGYRSSSSRSDSGSSGGGGGVPRRCVFSVRTADREPGELSSESGSDDGIESESQANNEFSKVENGIRSPLDRKRKFSPIVWDREDKESNNSSKSRIASTATALPPPPPLPKTYRQSPKLIQDEGMRVSPAKNSKIQRSQLPPSPSLPPVAPLSVTLDVSSSPIELNTSSPQEQRWSNEKEADQIEDEDYVPTRNISSSRWADEANSPVDEGEILDDEEIPKRRKKMFLSEGLEPRVLKKSVSPELGELKREGSEGARAKSTDSDERGNRGRSGTREDYPDNNSDRNDYMEIEDYHNNDASARQSDTDSEHENVSRETPEPALPPQRSVNMLQGCRSVDEFERLNKIDEGTYGVVYRAKDKKTGEIVALKKVKMEKEREGFPLTSLREINILLSFHHPSIVDVKEVVVGSNLDSIFMVMEYMEHDLKGLMETMKQPFSQSEVKCLMLQLLEGIKYLHDNWVLHRDLKTSNLLLNNRGELKICDFGLARQYGSPLKPYTHLVVTLWYRAPELLLGAKQYSTAIDMWSLGCIMAELLSKEPLFNGKTELDQIDKIFRTLGTPSETIWPGFSKLPGVKVNFVKHQLPALGDSV, encoded by the exons ATGGCGGCAGGAAGGCACGGGGGTTATCGTGATAATGAATTTAAGGAGCGGGAGTCTGATTTAGATGTGTCAAGGCGGAATTTTGCTTATTCTAAGGACGAGTATGATCGGAGTAGGAACGGTAACCGTGAGGGTCGGATTAGGGATTCGAGAGAGAGGAATAGGGTTAGACAGAAGGATATTAAGGAGAGGGAATCAATAAATGGTGGATACCGGTCTTCTTCTAGTAGAAGTGATTCTGGAagtagtggtggtggtggtggtgtgcCTAGACGATGTGTTTTTTCGGTTAGGACTGCTGACCGTGAGCCTGGTGAGTTGTCAAGTGAGAGTGGATCGGATGATGGCATCGAGTCGGAGTCGCAGGCTAATAATGAGTTTTCAAAGGTGGAGAATGGGATTCGGTCGCCTTTGGATAGGAAGAGGAAGTTTTCACCTATTGTGTGGGATAGAGAAGATAAAGAATCGAATAATTCTTCCAAAAGTAGAATTGCCTCAACAGCAACTGCCCTTCCTCCTCCCCCTCCACTGCCTAAGACATACCGCCAGTCACCAAAACTTATTCAAGATGAGGGTATGCGGGTTTCTCCGGCCAAAAATAGCAAGATTCAGCGTTCACAACTGCCACCATCACCAAGCCTCCCTCCGGTGGCACCTTTGTCAGTTACCCTTGATGTGTCTAGTTCTCCCATTGAGTTGAACACTTCTTCACCTCAAGAGCAGCGGTGGAGTAATGAAAAAGAAGCAGACCAAATTGAAGATGAAGATTATGTTCCCACTCGGAACATATCATCATCACGATGGGCAGATGAAGCCAATTCCCCAGTTGAtgagggtgaaattttggatgATGAGGAAATTCCTAAGAGGAGGAAGAAAATGTTTCTTTCTGAGGGCTTGGAGCCCAGGGTACTCAAGAAATCTGTGAGTCCTGAGCTTGGGGAGCTTAAGAGGGAAGGTTCTGAAGGAGCAAGGGCAAAGTCAACTGACTCTGATGAAAGAGGCAACCGTGGTAGGTCAGGTACTAGGGAAGATTACCCAGATAATAACTCAGACAGGAATGACTATATGGAAATTGAGGACTATCATAACAATGATGCTAGTGCGAGGCAGTCAGATACAGATTCTGAGCATGAAAATGTTTCTCGGGAGACTCCAGAACCTGCACTCCCACCACAAAGAAGTGTAAATATGCTTCAAGGATGTAGAAGTGTTGACGAGTTTGAGAGATTAAATAAGATAGATGAAGGCACTTATGGTGTTGTGTACAGAGCTAAAGATAAGAAGACGGGAGAAATCGTAGCCTTGAAGAAGGTGAAGatggagaaagaaagagaaggtTTTCCTTTGACTTCACTGAGGGAAATAAACATACTTCTTTCCTTTCATCACCCTTCAATTGTTGATGTTAAAGAAGTCGTGGTAGGGAGCAATCTTGACAGTATATTTATGGTTATGGAATACATGGAGCATGATCTTAAGGGGCTGATGGAGACAATGAAGCAGCCATTTAGTCAGAGTGAAGTTAAATGCTTAATGCTCCAGTTATTGGAGGGGATTAAGTATCTCCATGATAACTGGGTTCTTCATCGGGATTTGAAGACATCAAATCTACTTTTGAATAATAGGGGTGAGTTGAAGATTTGTGATTTTGGATTGGCTCGGCAATACGGGAGCCCTTTGAAACCATATACTCATTTGGTGGTTACTCTATGGTACAG GGCGCCAGAACTTTTGTTGGGAGCAAAGCAATACTCAACAGCAATTGACATGTGGTCGTTAGGTTGCATAATGGCTGAACTGTTATCAAAGGAACCACTGTTCAATGGGAAAACTGAACTTGATCAGATTGACAAG ATTTTTAGAACCCTTGGCACACCAAGTGAGACAATTTGGCCTGGGTTTTCCAAATTGCCTGGAGTCAAGGTTAACTTCGTCAAGCATCA GCTCCCAGCTTTGGGTGATTCG GTATAA
- the LOC100240965 gene encoding uncharacterized protein LOC100240965 isoform X2, giving the protein MGDVRNHEPKEDSSAQTLLLGVNRTHEEVEEEWCNTHLDETLQRLESFLCVLGFHQSSVLSIGLSWTVFFVIGVLLPVVVLELSNCEGCDKYQIKDFELDIVALQTCLAAVSLLCLSHNLRKYGIRKFLFVDRFSGQMVRFRDQYVQKITGSLRLLVSWILPCFLLKTAREVIRMLYVQHESWWLSVAILLALIVSWTYVSMISLTACTLFHLVCNLQVIHFDDYGKLLESESDVLVFMEEHIRLRHHLSKISHRFRIYLLLEFLVVTASQFVTLFQTTGYSGIITFINGGDFAVSSLVQVVGIILCLHAATKISHRAQGIASLASKWHAMSTCSSTDTSQLRTSTSTGNLEAYNRLNSLHINYSESDLESLDYVVMPTSAQLASYMSSYHKRQAFVG; this is encoded by the exons ATGGGTGATGTTCGTAACCATGAACCCAAAGAGGATTCTTCAGCCCAAACCCTACTTCTTGGTGTGAATCGAACCCATGAGGAAGTAGAAGAAGAATGGTGTAACACCCACCTCGATGAGACCCTTCAACGGTTAGAGTCGTTTCTATGCGTTCTGGGCTTCCACCAATCCTCTGTATTGAGTATTGGGCTCTCGTGGACTGTGTTTTTTGTTATTGGCGTGTTGCTTCCAGTTGTGGTGCTTGAGCTCTCCAATTGTGAGGGGTGTGACAAGTATCAAATCAAGGATTTCGAGCTCGATATTGTGGCTTTGCAGACGTGCCTCGCGGCTGTTTCTTTGCTTTGTCTTTCTCATAATCTTCGAAAGTATGGTATCCGGAAATTTCTCTTTGTTGATCGGTTCAGTGGCCAGATGGTTCGGTTTCGGGACCAGTATGTGCAGAAAATTACG GGTTCATTACGGTTGCTTGTGTCATGGATATTGCCATGTTTCTTGCTAAAGACTGCACGTGAAGTCATTCGCATGTTATATGTACAACATGAATCATGGTGGCTGTCTGTTGCTATCTTGTTAGCTTTGATTGTGTCATGGACTTATGTTTCTATGATCTCTCTAACAGCCTGCACCTTGTTTCATTTGGTCTGCAATTTGCAAGTTATCCACTTTGATGATTATGGGAAACTGTTGGAAAGTGAATCTGATGTTTTGGTATTTATGGAAGAGCACATTCGTCTAAGACATCACCTCTCTAAGATAAGCCACAGATTCCGAATCTATCTTCTTCTGGAATTCTTGGTTGTCACAGCAAGTCAATTTGTAACACTATTCCAGACCACAGGATATAGTGGAATAATTACTTTCATAAATGGTGGTGATTTTGCA GTCTCCTCACTTGTTCAGGTTGTTGGGATAATTCTTTGCTTGCATGCAGCCACAAAAATTTCCCATAGGGCCCAAGGCATTGCATCACTGGCAAGCAAATGGCATGCTATGTCAACATGCAGCTCTACTGATACATCTCAATTGAGAACTTCAACTAGTACGGGAAATTTAGAGGCTTACAATAGACTGAACTCACTTCATATAAACTACTCTGAAAGTGATTTGGAGTCACTGGATTATGTCGTTATGCCTACAAGTGCACAATTGGCTTCATATATGTCCTCATATCACAAGAGACAAGCATTTG TTGGTTGA
- the LOC100240965 gene encoding uncharacterized protein LOC100240965 isoform X1, with amino-acid sequence MGDVRNHEPKEDSSAQTLLLGVNRTHEEVEEEWCNTHLDETLQRLESFLCVLGFHQSSVLSIGLSWTVFFVIGVLLPVVVLELSNCEGCDKYQIKDFELDIVALQTCLAAVSLLCLSHNLRKYGIRKFLFVDRFSGQMVRFRDQYVQKITGSLRLLVSWILPCFLLKTAREVIRMLYVQHESWWLSVAILLALIVSWTYVSMISLTACTLFHLVCNLQVIHFDDYGKLLESESDVLVFMEEHIRLRHHLSKISHRFRIYLLLEFLVVTASQFVTLFQTTGYSGIITFINGGDFAVSSLVQVVGIILCLHAATKISHRAQGIASLASKWHAMSTCSSTDTSQLRTSTSTGNLEAYNRLNSLHINYSESDLESLDYVVMPTSAQLASYMSSYHKRQAFVMYLQNNPGGITIFGWTVDRALINTIFFIELSLITFVLGKTIVFSSQ; translated from the exons ATGGGTGATGTTCGTAACCATGAACCCAAAGAGGATTCTTCAGCCCAAACCCTACTTCTTGGTGTGAATCGAACCCATGAGGAAGTAGAAGAAGAATGGTGTAACACCCACCTCGATGAGACCCTTCAACGGTTAGAGTCGTTTCTATGCGTTCTGGGCTTCCACCAATCCTCTGTATTGAGTATTGGGCTCTCGTGGACTGTGTTTTTTGTTATTGGCGTGTTGCTTCCAGTTGTGGTGCTTGAGCTCTCCAATTGTGAGGGGTGTGACAAGTATCAAATCAAGGATTTCGAGCTCGATATTGTGGCTTTGCAGACGTGCCTCGCGGCTGTTTCTTTGCTTTGTCTTTCTCATAATCTTCGAAAGTATGGTATCCGGAAATTTCTCTTTGTTGATCGGTTCAGTGGCCAGATGGTTCGGTTTCGGGACCAGTATGTGCAGAAAATTACG GGTTCATTACGGTTGCTTGTGTCATGGATATTGCCATGTTTCTTGCTAAAGACTGCACGTGAAGTCATTCGCATGTTATATGTACAACATGAATCATGGTGGCTGTCTGTTGCTATCTTGTTAGCTTTGATTGTGTCATGGACTTATGTTTCTATGATCTCTCTAACAGCCTGCACCTTGTTTCATTTGGTCTGCAATTTGCAAGTTATCCACTTTGATGATTATGGGAAACTGTTGGAAAGTGAATCTGATGTTTTGGTATTTATGGAAGAGCACATTCGTCTAAGACATCACCTCTCTAAGATAAGCCACAGATTCCGAATCTATCTTCTTCTGGAATTCTTGGTTGTCACAGCAAGTCAATTTGTAACACTATTCCAGACCACAGGATATAGTGGAATAATTACTTTCATAAATGGTGGTGATTTTGCA GTCTCCTCACTTGTTCAGGTTGTTGGGATAATTCTTTGCTTGCATGCAGCCACAAAAATTTCCCATAGGGCCCAAGGCATTGCATCACTGGCAAGCAAATGGCATGCTATGTCAACATGCAGCTCTACTGATACATCTCAATTGAGAACTTCAACTAGTACGGGAAATTTAGAGGCTTACAATAGACTGAACTCACTTCATATAAACTACTCTGAAAGTGATTTGGAGTCACTGGATTATGTCGTTATGCCTACAAGTGCACAATTGGCTTCATATATGTCCTCATATCACAAGAGACAAGCATTTG TGATGTATTTGCAGAACAACCCCGGGGGAATTACTATATTTGGATGGACAGTGGATCGGGCTCTCATCAATAcaatcttctttattgaactcTCACTGATCACCTTTGTACTAGGGAAGACCATAGTTTTCTCTTCACAGTGA
- the LOC100853782 gene encoding remorin 1.4 — MRSIEDKGCCNYGPTKDISSSSAISFEFPKGNGTNRTTHHRTALGKPTPSKWDDAQKWLVGLSGGGEKNQSKTKPRNSNADDRRLIAPVPQKEKDYSSCEDEGEEEANGCPGPASSNQYQVETKKVDCDESFWQINKASEDSSSAVRSICVRDMGTEMTPISSQEPSRTATPIRATTPVARSPISSGSSTPGRCYQTGLSSTESRGEAAPVGRGHGRFSSDGEESNACKMPENKNSEHARKPNPLDTRATAWDEAERAKYLARYKREEVKIQAWENHEKRKAEMEMKRMEVKADKLKAWAQEKLANKIAATRRIAEEKRASAEAKLNEKAARTSERADYIRRTGRLPSSFYFKLPSLCW, encoded by the exons ATGAGGTCTATAGAGGACAAGGGCTGCTGCAACTATGGACCAACTAAGGATATTTCAAGTAGCAGTGCCATTAGTTTCGAGTTTCCTAAGGGGAATGGAACAAATCGAACCACTCATCATCGAACAGCCTTAGGCAAACCAACCCCATCAAAATGGGACGATGCTCAGAAATGGCTAGTGGGGTTGTCTGGAGGGGGAGAGAAAAATCAGTCCAAAACCAAGCCCAGAAACTCAAATGCGGATGACAGGAGGTTAATAGCTCCAGTCCCACAGAAAGAAAAGGATTATTCAAGCTGTGAGgatgaaggagaagaagaagcaaaTGGGTGCCCTGGCCCTGCTTCTTCAAATCAGTACCAAGTGGAAACAAAGAAGGTAGACTGTGATGAATCCTTTTGGCAAATCAACAAGGCTTCAGAAGATTCCTCATCAGCTGTTAGATCCATATGCGTGAGGGATATGGGGACTGAGATGACCCCCATTTCTAGCCAAGAGCCCTCAAGAACAGCTACTCCCATTAGAGCAACTACCCCTGTGGCTAGAAGCCCCATATCTTCTGGGTCCTCTACTCCAGGGAGGTGTTATCAGACTGGTTTGAGTTCAACAGAGAGCAGAGGCGAGGCAGCCCCTGTTGGTAGGGGGCATGGTAGGTTTAGCTCGGATGGGGAAGAATCCAATGCTTGCAAGATGCCGGAGAACAAGAATTCAGAACATGCTAGAAAGCCTAATCCTCTGGACACCCGAGCAACGGCCTGGGACGAGGCGGAACGAGCCAAGTATCTTGCAAG GTATAAGCGTGAAGAAGTGAAGATACAAGCCTGGGAAAATCATGAGAAAAGGAAAGCTGAGATGGAAATGAAAAGAATGGAG GTGAAGGCTGATAAATTGAAAGCTTGGGCGCAAGAGAAATTGGCAAACAAAATTGCTGCAACCAGGAGAATAGCTGAAGAGAAGCGTGCAAGTGCCGAAGCCAAACTGAATGAGAAAGCTGCAAGGACTTCTGAAAGGGCAGATTACATAAGGAGGACTGGTCGTTTGCCCTCTTCTTTCTACTTCAAGTTGCCTTCCCTCTGCTGGTAG
- the LOC100246062 gene encoding cyclin-dependent kinase G-2 isoform X1: protein MAAGRHGGYRDNEFKERESDLDVSRRNFAYSKDEYDRSRNGNREGRIRDSRERNRVRQKDIKERESINGGYRSSSSRSDSGSSGGGGGVPRRCVFSVRTADREPGELSSESGSDDGIESESQANNEFSKVENGIRSPLDRKRKFSPIVWDREDKESNNSSKSRIASTATALPPPPPLPKTYRQSPKLIQDEGMRVSPAKNSKIQRSQLPPSPSLPPVAPLSVTLDVSSSPIELNTSSPQEQRWSNEKEADQIEDEDYVPTRNISSSRWADEANSPVDEGEILDDEEIPKRRKKMFLSEGLEPRVLKKSVSPELGELKREGSEGARAKSTDSDERGNRGRSGTREDYPDNNSDRNDYMEIEDYHNNDASARQSDTDSEHENVSRETPEPALPPQRSVNMLQGCRSVDEFERLNKIDEGTYGVVYRAKDKKTGEIVALKKVKMEKEREGFPLTSLREINILLSFHHPSIVDVKEVVVGSNLDSIFMVMEYMEHDLKGLMETMKQPFSQSEVKCLMLQLLEGIKYLHDNWVLHRDLKTSNLLLNNRGELKICDFGLARQYGSPLKPYTHLVVTLWYRAPELLLGAKQYSTAIDMWSLGCIMAELLSKEPLFNGKTELDQIDKIFRTLGTPSETIWPGFSKLPGVKVNFVKHQYNLLRKKFPATSFTGSPVLSDSGFDLLNKLLTYDPEKRITAEAALNHDWFREVPLPKSKDFMPTFPAQHAQDRRVRRIMKSPDPLEEQRRKELQQGELGAGGLFG from the exons ATGGCGGCAGGAAGGCACGGGGGTTATCGTGATAATGAATTTAAGGAGCGGGAGTCTGATTTAGATGTGTCAAGGCGGAATTTTGCTTATTCTAAGGACGAGTATGATCGGAGTAGGAACGGTAACCGTGAGGGTCGGATTAGGGATTCGAGAGAGAGGAATAGGGTTAGACAGAAGGATATTAAGGAGAGGGAATCAATAAATGGTGGATACCGGTCTTCTTCTAGTAGAAGTGATTCTGGAagtagtggtggtggtggtggtgtgcCTAGACGATGTGTTTTTTCGGTTAGGACTGCTGACCGTGAGCCTGGTGAGTTGTCAAGTGAGAGTGGATCGGATGATGGCATCGAGTCGGAGTCGCAGGCTAATAATGAGTTTTCAAAGGTGGAGAATGGGATTCGGTCGCCTTTGGATAGGAAGAGGAAGTTTTCACCTATTGTGTGGGATAGAGAAGATAAAGAATCGAATAATTCTTCCAAAAGTAGAATTGCCTCAACAGCAACTGCCCTTCCTCCTCCCCCTCCACTGCCTAAGACATACCGCCAGTCACCAAAACTTATTCAAGATGAGGGTATGCGGGTTTCTCCGGCCAAAAATAGCAAGATTCAGCGTTCACAACTGCCACCATCACCAAGCCTCCCTCCGGTGGCACCTTTGTCAGTTACCCTTGATGTGTCTAGTTCTCCCATTGAGTTGAACACTTCTTCACCTCAAGAGCAGCGGTGGAGTAATGAAAAAGAAGCAGACCAAATTGAAGATGAAGATTATGTTCCCACTCGGAACATATCATCATCACGATGGGCAGATGAAGCCAATTCCCCAGTTGAtgagggtgaaattttggatgATGAGGAAATTCCTAAGAGGAGGAAGAAAATGTTTCTTTCTGAGGGCTTGGAGCCCAGGGTACTCAAGAAATCTGTGAGTCCTGAGCTTGGGGAGCTTAAGAGGGAAGGTTCTGAAGGAGCAAGGGCAAAGTCAACTGACTCTGATGAAAGAGGCAACCGTGGTAGGTCAGGTACTAGGGAAGATTACCCAGATAATAACTCAGACAGGAATGACTATATGGAAATTGAGGACTATCATAACAATGATGCTAGTGCGAGGCAGTCAGATACAGATTCTGAGCATGAAAATGTTTCTCGGGAGACTCCAGAACCTGCACTCCCACCACAAAGAAGTGTAAATATGCTTCAAGGATGTAGAAGTGTTGACGAGTTTGAGAGATTAAATAAGATAGATGAAGGCACTTATGGTGTTGTGTACAGAGCTAAAGATAAGAAGACGGGAGAAATCGTAGCCTTGAAGAAGGTGAAGatggagaaagaaagagaaggtTTTCCTTTGACTTCACTGAGGGAAATAAACATACTTCTTTCCTTTCATCACCCTTCAATTGTTGATGTTAAAGAAGTCGTGGTAGGGAGCAATCTTGACAGTATATTTATGGTTATGGAATACATGGAGCATGATCTTAAGGGGCTGATGGAGACAATGAAGCAGCCATTTAGTCAGAGTGAAGTTAAATGCTTAATGCTCCAGTTATTGGAGGGGATTAAGTATCTCCATGATAACTGGGTTCTTCATCGGGATTTGAAGACATCAAATCTACTTTTGAATAATAGGGGTGAGTTGAAGATTTGTGATTTTGGATTGGCTCGGCAATACGGGAGCCCTTTGAAACCATATACTCATTTGGTGGTTACTCTATGGTACAG GGCGCCAGAACTTTTGTTGGGAGCAAAGCAATACTCAACAGCAATTGACATGTGGTCGTTAGGTTGCATAATGGCTGAACTGTTATCAAAGGAACCACTGTTCAATGGGAAAACTGAACTTGATCAGATTGACAAG ATTTTTAGAACCCTTGGCACACCAAGTGAGACAATTTGGCCTGGGTTTTCCAAATTGCCTGGAGTCAAGGTTAACTTCGTCAAGCATCA GTATAACCTACTGCGTAAGAAATTTCCTGCCACATCTTTCACTGGATCTCCGGTTCTCTCTGACTCTGGATTTGACTTGTTGAACAAACTTTTAACTTATGACCCTGAGAAG AGGATTACAGCTGAAGCTGCTCTTAACCATGATTGGTTCCGCGAAGTTCCTCTTCCCAAATCTAAAGATTTCATGCCTACTTTTCCTGCTCAGCATGCCCAGGACAG GCGCGTGCGAAGAATAATGAAGAGTCCAGATCCTTTAGAAGAGCAGCGTAGAAAGGAGTTGCAGCAAGGGGAATTAGGAGCTGGTGGTTTGTTTGGCTAA